The Primulina huaijiensis isolate GDHJ02 chromosome 6, ASM1229523v2, whole genome shotgun sequence genomic sequence aaaatattttttattaaataattgtttttaattatttaaattatgggtgttgtttttatcatttttaaaaatatggggttttgaggtgattttatacgtcgggacgtaaattttatcggtgttggtttttcaacaaaaatacgaacgttttagcaacccggctaataaattcacatatttaattaaagaaaaacctttttaatgttttaattatatCCTAATcaaacactaatgggcttaatttgaAGCTTAAAATGCCTAAAGCCTAGTTAGTGGAGtaattagtataaaaaaaaaaaacactaaaacCCTATGCTTGCACACAAAAACTCACGCctcacaattttaaaaattcagaaTTCTTCCCAAGTGCACACCACTCACGGCACatcacaaacaaaaaaaaattcagaagtcTTTTTTCGAAGGGTTCAAGAAGGAAGCAAGCCTTGGTTTcgatccgttcttcgtcgtcaacggtttttcgtgcgtttaaaacgcaaaggcacgccatacatctccttttctcatccatcatatcatatattgttttaaatattgtatGCTCGAAGAACATGAacttattttcagtattttcgAAATTGTGGCATGAACAAGAGGAAAACTCATGATCCCATGttttaaaatcatgtttttatattgtttaaggggctgccatgaattaggatgttaaggggcaagttttacacaagttttaaAGGTCTAGAATCACACCAATAGGCTGCACAAAGAAGagaaaacaagctggaaccaccGAGAAAAAAATACAGAAAGGGGCCGAAGGTGTTGTTGTATTTGCAAGGGGCATGGGGTCGGTTCTTttgcatggggcttaggggctTGACCAGGTCTTGAGGAGGGCTAGTTTGGGACGgggctaggtcctaggaagagtcctagcatggctaggactcgtgcatcaggctagggaagagtccacgcaGTAAAGGACTCTTCCCGTAAATTGATGGGGGTTGGCCGAGATTTGCAAGGGAATGGCTCGGTTgatggctgggctaggtggtctggcCATGAGTTGGTGCAGGGTGGCTCGATGGGGCTCGAGCCAAACACAGAAAACGTGAGGGAGAAGAATTTGGCAGAAAGTTGAGCGTGAGGTTGCTGTCAAGGTTCAGTGGCTTCGCTGCTGGGTTTAAGGGGATGAGCTGGTCTGGGCTAGGTCTGGGCGTGGCCAGgggaggttagggtcatgaggggtcaagtggttaagggctggagggatcctagttggctaggagtcctaaGATAGGCTAGAAGGCACTCACGCACACATGCAGAATATTGGCTCAAGTTTCAGCAGGTTTTGGGAGTGGGCCAAGGCTGTTttttttgggctgggcttgcacagtagggtccctagctGGGTTgactaggttttggctcaaggtggcttggtcGCGGCtggagtaaattgggagatggctcggtggtttTGATTAGTggtcaatatttcgaattttagaacaaaaattgaatccatgggtccacgggggtggctcatgacttagaagagtagaataaatattaaaaatgctatgtttaaaatttgggatcaaaatgaTGAGTtatggatttattcgggatttaatcgccgcacgaaacgctaattaacgagttaattgaaaagcctagtttaagttttataaaattatgaaaaattatatttaagcttaaataattattaaaagtctaagtttttaatttatgaattttatattaaagtttgggatttttcgggattaaaacaccgtcaaaacaattaatagatgataaatgaaaaagtctaatatttaagctaaataaaattatgggaaaattaatttaggtttaaataattatttgggacatgttagagtcaatgaattcaagaaaaagtcaaatgcAAAAAATttcgagtccaggggtaaaacggtctttttacacctgaaaattagtaaacgtcatggcagtgccctaaatgctattttcatgatatatgattatttttaaatgtttatgaaatgttcatgattaaattatgatttttaaatgtctatgggattttatgatttaaggaagacatttaaaatacatgttgcatgcttggtttcaaaaatgaaaaatgtaaaggttattcatgattttcataaagtgatgtgaatgaaaaatgttgaaggaggtgaagtgattgtgactaattcgttaataatggcgatgtcgtgagggtgatggtcccaatgggagcccgacgatcgtgtttccattattgcgaatatgaggttatgagatttgaggaagaatgggaatatcgtgagggagaaggctccagagggagcccatttatgggagaaggccccagagggagccccgacgatcgtatttctattcgatcatgttaggccaaggctcagttgaccggtgagagcgtcgctgatgtccgcgccgcccagtactgtggttatatttagatggatccatcgatcatgttatgtgaggaaagtcacaattaacgatctgaattcaacaaaggaaaaggaaaagaaaaatgtttatgatcacgaaaaatgttttatgttatgtcatgttgaggaaaaaaggaaaaaagttaaggtttatgttatgcatgtcatgaaaatgtttttatttaaattttttgcatcatgaaaatgtttaagaaaatgttcatgtttaaagtttatgcatcttcatgaaaacgatattttaagtacaagtaattttcactgttgcatgtggttttatatgtattatttgttataaagattatggtgtgttaagtctttagactcactaggtgtgatggatgcaggttatcatgataatgctaatggaggtcttgatggttgatccgactggactggaggtgcacatgacccgaggaccgactctagtttccgcatatatgttatgatttatgttaaaagattttatgacttttatcatgattatgagtggtttttgagaggctatagtatgggctatacttttcaaatgttatttttagatttagaaaaatgttagttggttgtttattttaaaatgatgtcaaaaatattttatgaaattttatggttcggctgAATGCTATgtgaagttaaaaaaaaaaaattctagtacttttaaagcaataagaaagggcaggacgttttaTCCTCAGTGATAGCATTGGCATTATTCTTCGttgatctgcagttctttttcaggtgaTCAGTCTCACCAAAGCTCCAGCgcttcatattcttttcaaagatgtttttgtcttttccatttcttgacttggatctaccgcgtcatcggttggaactccttTCACCACTCCTGTCTCTACCTCGGTTATtaagatttagagcagatctcgatgatgttgcttcacccgagtctttcctgcgaacttcttcagcaaggatttgatctctaacataattgagttgtagttttccttttccaacagagttactaaccgctgcccgcatcggttcccaattgtctggtaaagacgccagaagaataagtgcccgaatctcatcatcaaatttgatgtccaccgatgtcaactgggagacaatcgtgttgaatttatttatgtgttttgccacCGAAGCATCTTCTCCCATCTTCAAGTCGAATAACTTCTTCAAattgaataacttcttcatgagatgtactttgttgtttgctgatggcttctcgtacatgtctgatagaatggtcatcatctcctccgtggttttggcctccgccacgttatgtgccacgttctttgttagggtcaatcgtatgacacctaaaacctgtcggtcaaggagctcccaatcatcatcctccatcttttccggtttctttcctgattgaggttgatgcagcttcttactgtacagataatctcttatctaTAACCAccagaacgaaaaatctgttccgtcgaacttgttgattctcggtcccgatccatcatttccggccatcacttctctagccttagcaaaaaatctaaaaaatcttttctgatgtggaagatcagacaaagttgcaaccacagagcatactcagaattcttaagaattttcacatcaaggctctgataccagttgttcgGGAATTACACCGAAGAGATGtcgatcacgatgataatagtacccaaatattgcggaataaaataaccaacaagaacacaaagatttacgtggttcacccaatataggctacgtccacgggcaacttttataactggaagaaatattacaacaagtgtatacaccaatacactcaatatttctcacactcccaacccgagtataccgagataaataatttctctaactcacacaagagaattcccgcactcaagaaaaaaatacacactttttttatgcattctctttttatcaaaactGAAAAACTTTTGATTTTAAGATACAACaattgaaggaattgagctctatttataattaattcacTCGTCCAGCTTCATATTCTTTCGATGTGGGAtacaaattttcttaattttttatttacgtgGGCCCCATTACTCACTTAACACAACCACATGGCGATTGACATACCTCCGCATCTATTAGGCAGATGTTTTCCATTAGCAACCTGTAAACCTTTACTTCATTGATTGAAATAACCATGAGAGTCGGAAGATGAGTCAGCTATCCATATATTGTGTTTGATACGCCGAAGGAGCGTGAAGCTAAACCAATATTTAGTTGCAGGATAAGGGCGAAAGGGTTTAAGTTCGGTCATCACTGTCATGATCATCAGTTTATCTTGCAGGATAAAGCCTTCACACGTTGATGTTGTATGTAAATTTTTCTATGGCATTATTCTTTTGGAGGAGCCAAGTAGGGTTGTCGCAATCACTATGAAGCCTTGAAGAGAAGTATGCTCGAAAGATGTCTTCTAAAGATAAAGTTTAACTCCATTaaactgaaatttaaaaatcgtaCTTCATAAAAAGATAAGATGGAAAAATATCCAGGTCACAAGAACCCCaaacttttcttaaaaataGAACCGTCAAAATGGGCTAGACCTCAATGAGGACCCACTCACTTAGCTAAATGGTGGGTTGTGGACTAGTCCGTCTAATAAAACTAAAAACTGGTGGTCAACCTGTCACCCACCAAATATAAGGTTGCGAGCTAGTCCGTCCCCGCTAGCCCGTTGGCTctattataaattcaaatctGATCGAGTGTTTgttgtaaataaaatatcagCTAGTTAATTTTTGATGCAACTCCCGTCAAATAATAACTTCTTATTAACTGGTGTCATGTTTAATTATTAGATGTTGAATATGTCTTTTTTTGGAGGAATTCATTGCACACCATTATCATCTTTCATGAATTGTTGAATTTCATGTGCATTAATTATCATAGTTCTCAAGCCTTTGTTTCATTCACTCGAGTTGACACTAATCCTTTGCGTAATGAAAGTTCACGTATTAAAACTGCATAATTCAATGGTTCAATCGTACACGGTACAACAACAAATATACAGAACAAATAAACATACAAATTCTACTTTTCTTTAGTATTTCAACTGCACAAGAAACGCATCTAAATAGGCACAACCACACACACAAAACAAACATTTGATTATTCGCGACCTACCCTATTTCGGTATTTTCTTGGACAAGGAGTAAACAGAGAGCAAAACAAGCAACACGAGCACGATGGATCCGAACAAGGATATGGCGATAGAAGCTCCGACGTGTCTGCAGAACTTTCCATATTTGTCGCACACTTTCATCCAAAAAACATGGGAATCGCCCTTCAAACCAATGTAAGCAACTCCACCGGCAGCTCCAGTTGCTGAAGCCAAAATTCCTAGCAGCAACTGCAAACACAAACATTGTCACTTTTGTTGCATTCATTATTACCtcaattctttttctttttgataaCTAATGCCCTGACTCCAATGGCCCGTATAAGCCAAACTCGACACAATGATAAACTATCTTGTATCCATACTCGCAATTTACCACTCAAATTCCTGAGTATATCGATTGTAACATCTTATAAACTTAAGAGAAGCTCTATGTATGACAGACGTCAGACGGGTGTTGTGACAAAACTTACCACATCCAGTATGACAAAATGAGACAGCGCCTTTGTGAAGCAGCCAGGCTTGAGTAGAGAGTAGAAGGATAATAGCGTCGAGATAATGGCGTAAAAGCCTGTAACTGAGAGTGCTGCAACTAAGTATCTGCACAGAGTTCAACATCTTAGTTTTGaagtaattttaaaatcattccaTGTCTACGGACACCAAGTTTTCAGATGCTTGGAGCGAGATTTCGAGATCCAATTGTAACAAATTTtgtctcaaatttaaaaaaaaatccataatttttacatattttttagttttttttgagtgagaatatattatatatacatatatttatacgTACTCCATGAATGCCAATCAATCGAAGGGTCCCCATTGAAGAAAAAAGTCTTGAATAGAAAGGTCGAGTAATTCCAAAGTTTATTTGCGATATTTTTGGGTGCACATGTGTCTTTTCATTTCAGGTGATGGGAATATTTTGTAGTGGAATAAAGTTTAtatttagggaaaaaaattgatttaattatgattattattacattaaaaatttattttttatttaccaTAAATTAAACTAGTCAAGCTTGATTGAGTAGTAATGAAATAAATAAGATGAAAATTCagcttataaataattttaaattcagaaaaataaatatttaagattCGAACTCAAATCAGGAATTAAACTACATAAGCTTGTACTTTAATCAAATCATAATGGGCTAGTAAAGAATATTTATTTGGAAAAGATTGAATAAATACTGGCAGCCACCAAGGAAATTTGTCAAAGATTTAATAAATCTTTGGTGGGAATATACCTTTTCTGCACagtaactaaataaattattgcaGATTCGAGAATATAtatcaagttcatttaattgtgacaaatttttcttttgattttaaaatatatatatataaaatatggcaaatataatatttcaaaagtCATAATAacgtatttttattaaatttttaaccaAAATCTAATCGTACAGTTTATACTTTACACACTAGTTTGCACATATACAAGTACTTAAGAATCAGATTCAActccattaatttttttttgtagttgGGTGAAGGGTTTGTTACTGGTATATCTTGAACTTGAAACCTCGTCTTAAATTTGAGATCTTGGTGTCGATTAAGCTACAATCCATCCGCATGCCATGCAGATTTTAGACGAAATATAACTTACATAAGAGCTGGTGAGTGGTTGAATTTGGCAACCCTCGTAAACGGTATTGGAAATTGAGGAAACAGCAATATCTTCGTTTGCTTGCTAGTGACGAGCAACACAACAGCCACAAGCGCCGAAGCAAACAACAATAACCTCAACACAACCTCAACCAAGGCAAAGTACTTGGTAGCCACAGCATCTGCCGAGGTTTTTGACTCCGATGGTGGTGGTTCCGCCTTCTCGGACACTAGCACCACCTTTTCCGTAGTCTCTGTGGT encodes the following:
- the LOC140978326 gene encoding CASP-like protein 1, producing the protein MATTETTEKVVLVSEKAEPPPSESKTSADAVATKYFALVEVVLRLLLFASALVAVVLLVTSKQTKILLFPQFPIPFTRVAKFNHSPALIYLVAALSVTGFYAIISTLLSFYSLLKPGCFTKALSHFVILDVLLLGILASATGAAGGVAYIGLKGDSHVFWMKVCDKYGKFCRHVGASIAISLFGSIVLVLLVLLSVYSLSKKIPK